The Hordeum vulgare subsp. vulgare chromosome 7H, MorexV3_pseudomolecules_assembly, whole genome shotgun sequence DNA window aaaagataaataaataaataaaaacataaaaaggAGTGAAATATCTATCAAGCGATGAAAAAAAACGGCGCAAAAAATAAAAACCAGTGAATAACCTGAAGTGAACCAAAATAAAAAGTGGGATACATGTGTCAAGCCGAGGTGAGTCGTTATTCACAATGGCAAACGCACATGAAAGCTTCTAGCTTAGTAGCTTTAATATAGTAGTATATTCATTTAGAATGTTGATACTTTTGTCTACAAAGTTGGTCAGACTTTACGAAGTTTAACTTCAGACAAATGTTATATGCAGAGTAAAGTAGACGACATTTTCTTTTGAGGGGTCTACAAAATTCTGATATTCTACAAAAAATCATGTTTTTTGAGGGATTTTGGATTGTACAGGATTCAAGAGAATTCTTTCAGGCCTTGTTTCGTACTAGTGTTTTTTAagagattggtggggataatcccccaagggattgggtgaaaccccaaccttcaccaAATTCCTccaaatccccatttatccccaatacactaggtaggggtagtgtattgggtattgaaaaaaatgcactataatttAAGGATTTGAGGGGAAATGaggggatgaaacatgtcaaatacactataaccaaatggtgttatgggatgtgtggggattgaggggtttgaccgggataatccccAGAAATtcctaaaatacactagtataCCAAACAAGGCCTCAAGATTTGAAAGCCAAATCAATTTTTTTTGCAGTTTTGCAAACCGAGATTCTCCATAATGTGCTCAAAAGAACTGGGCCGTAGCATACGCTGAATTTATTATATCATGTATGTATTTATATACTTAATTACATTGCATGGTTACATTTACATCCATATACGTAGGCATAGAAATTATACTTTTACCCAATCTATAATGCTCCGCCCGACCCCGGCAACGTCGCCACAAGACAAGACATTCTACTTGCTGGCGCACTCGGGCGGGGCGCCGTCCTTGAACCTCCACGTGTCCGTGCAGTAGTTGTAGATCATGTAGTTCTTCTGCACCCACTGGAGGCGGTCCAACGCCGTGGCGTCCAGCTCCTGGTACATCCACGCGCCGTTGGAGTTGGCGCACGCCGCCGCGTCCTGCGACGCGCACCCGCTCGCGGCGAGCCCCTTGTACGACGCCACGAACGGCGCCCGCGACCAGTCCGTCCTCACCCGCCCGCCCTGCGTCGCCCACTCTTCCGCGTCCCACACGCTCGCGTACACCCTCATCGCCTGGCTCCGCAGGTAGGGAACCCCCGTCGCCGCCTCCCGGTTGCGGTGCTCCCGTATCGGCGTCCCGTCCACGTAGAACCTGCATGCGGAGAAACGGGTTCATTCATGCATGAGGTCTTGTCCTGCGTCGACAAGAggttgaagagagagagagagagagagaccgacGCCGTCTGCATACTACGTACAGGATGTGTGTGGGGTTCCAGAGGACGGAGTAGGTGTGGAAGTCGGCGGTGGGGTCGAACCACATGCGGAACTGCTGCTCCCGGCCGCCCTTGCCCTGGCTGTACACGTTGGTGTGCACCGTGTAGGGCTGCCCGCTCGCGTTGCCCAGGAACTCGAAGTCGATCTCGTCGTGCGCCGACCCCTGCGACGACAGCTGCAATATAGTAGGCTCGAATCAGTACAGTACTCCCCATGCATGATGCGAGTCAACACGCACGTGCACACGTGCGGTCGTGCAAGAAAACGTACGTAGAAAGTGGCGACGGTGCCGGCGGAGTCGCCGGGGACGAGCTTGATCTGCATGTCGAAGCGGCCGTACAGGTACTGGTTCTTGGACTGGAACCCGGAGCCGGAGGCCCTGTCGAGCGACAGCGTGAGGAGGTCGCCGCCGCCGAGGATCTTGCCGCGCCCGTCGCCCCACGTGATGTCCACGTCCTGGTAGAAGTTGCCGGCCGCGCGGGCCACGccggcgagcagcagcagcagtggcAGCACAGAGCACGGGACTGTTCTACTGGGACCGGACGCCATCCTTGGGATATTGAATTCTTTCTGAACTCGCTCGGTATTGTATTCCGGCGTGTTTGTGTGAGGCGAGGCAGGtgcaagttgtgggttttatagGCCAGTGGGACTGGGAGGAGGATGACATCCTCTCATTCCATTCCTTCGATTCCTTTCGATGGGTAGGGGCGAGGATGGTTGGACCAGAGAAAGAGAGCAAGGTTGTACGTGAGCTGGATCGATCAATAGCCTGGCGATGCTGACCCGATCAAGTCCATCAGAAACCACACGGCTTTGTTTGCCAGTTATTTTGCTTCTGGCTCTTGGTTTTCTTCGTCTCCAGCAGGAAATCCATGACGGCGTGGAAACGTTGGCGCCCGGCTGATCGGGCTGCATTTGTTTGTTTGTTCGGCAGGTTTGGCGACTCACATATTTTGGACCCAGTTCAACAGTCGTGCGTAGGCGACTCACTGCATGTACATGCATCATTGATCAGTGTTCAGTACCGGTACGTTATCAGTTTGGAGCAAGATTCTGCTTTCTTGTTAGATATGGCGAGCAAATTTATGATTAGGCTAGGAACGCGTATATGATCTCTCCATCTAGCGCGCCAATGTGTTTGCAAGTCATGTCCTGTATCAAGTATCAACGAGAAGTAGCTTGATCCAGCCTTGCATGCCGGCTCATCTGATAAGGGGAATTTATGAAGCACCTAATTGTGAGCTAATTAGGAGTGACAATCATGTATCAACGCATATTTCTGAAGAAACTAATTGCATGGTCTGCGGACGTCAGGACCTTCTTGAAAGCCTCAATGGGCTGCTCTACTTCTCTTTGCTAGAGACAGCTCCGGGGAAACCCCAGACCTGATGAGGTCGGATGATGGTGGCGTTTCGATGTCGTTCCCCTTTTAAAGACATCTTTTTTTAAGCTTTATCCATCCTTTTTTTTACAAAGGGAACATATTAATATTATGAAGATAATATGATATCCGGCCTCGGCATCAATGATACACACATCCAAAAacagaaggaagaaaaaaaacaccCAGCCTCGATGAACAATCACTAGCAGGAGCAAAACAATAAGCACCACAAAAGACAATACCCGGGTTACAAAAGAGGTACTAAAAAAGCAACTTCTTCaaaaagaaaacaatgcataagcattatcattgctcgatCGAAGATCTTGGGTTTTCATCTAGGTGAAAGTTTGAGTTCACTATAAAAAACAATGCCTCCAACAAGGTCATTGCCAGATACAACCAACAAAAGCCAGACCTTGGGTTTTCATCCTCGGAATCGAGACTCGGTACTCGAGGAGCACCACTAAATATGCTTTTCTTCAGTGTTGCCGCCCCCGCTTGCCGAGGTCGCTGTTGCAAGTCACCATACACCTCACACAAAATCTTCATAGCATCCAATACCCCTTTTCACCAAGGTTTTACCGAGCTAGCATAATGTGAGGTGGGCGACGGGAGAGTTGTGTGTTGTGGTGGCTAGGATGGTGAGGGTTGTCGCGGCATTTCCCGTGGAAGTTGACAGTGTTGCCAGGAGGCTTTTGTGGCAGCAAGCAGCGGTGCTAAGTGatgtcggggtcccgacatggttGCGGTAGTCGGCTAATTGCCCGGTACAAGTTGGTGGtgtggggaggggggaggggttgTGACAACAAGTAGTGGTGGTGAATGATGTTGGCTCTTTTCCGGTGTGTCTGTGGGTTCGACTTAGGTTGTTTGGTGCCACAAAATCATAGTTGTGGCGGCGGGTTAAGGTGGCAACGACGACGAGCAATAGGTGGTATGTCTAGTGATCTTCCATAACACCCACTTTGCATTTTTTTTCCATAGCTCTCTGTCAGAACCAGAGCTCTGTTGTCCCTATCACATGTAGATATGTGATTGGCATGAATCTTCATGTAGCTCCGCACGGTCTCTATAGAGTGGGTTAGGTTGACGCTGGCACGCTGCTGAGAAATAAGTGACGACGATTATATGCAATGTGCTACCTCAACGAGGTTTTCTTCGTACTGGTCTGTGTAGGGTATCCTGTGggcacaacttaacaagttgtgatgattttttcttctggtttttCGTTAGTTAATCGAACAACTTTCTTTTTCTTAATTAATTAATGGATAAACCAAATC harbors:
- the LOC123412802 gene encoding xyloglucan endotransglucosylase/hydrolase protein 24-like isoform X1, producing the protein MASGPSRTVPCSVLPLLLLLAGVARAAGNFYQDVDITWGDGRGKILGGGDLLTLSLDRASGSGFQSKNQYLYGRFDMQIKLVPGDSAGTVATFYLSSQGSAHDEIDFEFLGNASGQPYTVHTNVYSQGKGGREQQFRMWFDPTADFHTYSVLWNPTHILYVVCRRRRFYVDGTPIREHRNREAATGVPYLRSQAMRVYASVWDAEEWATQGGRVRTDWSRAPFVASYKGLAASGCASQDAAACANSNGAWMYQELDATALDRLQWVQKNYMIYNYCTDTWRFKDGAPPECASK
- the LOC123412802 gene encoding xyloglucan endotransglucosylase/hydrolase protein 24-like isoform X2 translates to MASGPSRTVPCSVLPLLLLLAGVARAAGNFYQDVDITWGDGRGKILGGGDLLTLSLDRASGSGFQSKNQYLYGRFDMQIKLVPGDSAGTVATFYLSSQGSAHDEIDFEFLGNASGQPYTVHTNVYSQGKGGREQQFRMWFDPTADFHTYSVLWNPTHILFYVDGTPIREHRNREAATGVPYLRSQAMRVYASVWDAEEWATQGGRVRTDWSRAPFVASYKGLAASGCASQDAAACANSNGAWMYQELDATALDRLQWVQKNYMIYNYCTDTWRFKDGAPPECASK